From Bacteroidota bacterium, one genomic window encodes:
- a CDS encoding DUF853 domain-containing protein produces MDIRQSFKSNIQEGYSFKGESFLLGTAMLNGECISEAFVKIPLKTLNRHGLIAGATGTGKTKTLQVISEQLSENGIPVLLMDIKGDMSGLAKPGEEKEIIKERHARLGFNYTAKAMPVELMTLSGEKGVRLRSTVTEFGPILISKLLELNDTQGSVVSLVFKYCDDHDLPLIDLKDFKRILQYAIQDGKEIVSREYGSVSPATVNTILRKIIELEQQGAESFFGEPSFDVNDLLRKDKEGNGYISIIRLVDMQDKPKMFTTFMLSLLAEVYEKFPERGDPLKPELVIFIDEAHLVFKNTSRVLIDQIETIIKLIRSKGVGIYFCTQNPTDVPDAVLSQLGLKVQHALRAFTAKDRKEIRQTAENYPESEYYLTDEVLTSLGIGEALVTALDEKGRPTPLAVTYMRAPMTRMDILGDEEQNEIVENSFLADKYENTIDSESAYEMLSRKIEKARTQMQYEEKPREKPGRRQKTTQPSTLETLAKNTMVRQVGRTLARELIRGLFGVLK; encoded by the coding sequence ATGGATATCCGACAGTCTTTTAAATCAAACATTCAGGAAGGTTATTCCTTTAAAGGAGAAAGTTTTCTGCTCGGTACGGCTATGCTTAATGGTGAATGCATATCTGAAGCTTTTGTGAAAATTCCTCTGAAAACCCTTAACAGACATGGTTTGATCGCAGGGGCTACCGGGACGGGAAAAACCAAGACCCTACAGGTAATTTCAGAACAATTATCTGAAAATGGGATTCCTGTATTGTTAATGGATATTAAGGGAGATATGAGTGGTCTCGCTAAGCCAGGGGAAGAGAAGGAAATTATCAAAGAAAGGCATGCAAGGCTGGGATTTAACTATACGGCGAAGGCAATGCCTGTAGAGCTTATGACCCTGTCTGGAGAAAAAGGCGTGAGACTCCGCTCCACGGTGACGGAATTTGGCCCCATTCTGATTTCGAAGCTTCTGGAACTAAATGATACACAGGGAAGTGTTGTTTCTCTGGTCTTCAAATATTGCGATGATCATGACCTGCCCCTGATCGACCTCAAGGATTTTAAAAGAATACTCCAATATGCCATCCAGGATGGGAAGGAGATTGTTTCCAGGGAGTATGGCAGTGTTTCTCCAGCCACAGTAAATACGATATTGCGGAAGATCATTGAACTGGAACAGCAAGGGGCTGAGAGTTTTTTCGGGGAGCCGTCGTTCGATGTGAATGACCTGCTTAGAAAAGACAAAGAAGGTAACGGTTATATATCCATCATCCGCCTTGTTGATATGCAGGACAAGCCGAAGATGTTCACTACCTTTATGTTGAGTTTGTTGGCAGAGGTCTACGAGAAATTCCCGGAAAGGGGTGACCCGTTGAAACCCGAACTTGTTATTTTTATTGATGAAGCTCATTTGGTTTTCAAAAATACTTCCCGGGTGCTGATAGACCAGATAGAAACCATCATTAAACTGATTCGCTCTAAAGGTGTTGGCATCTATTTTTGCACACAAAACCCTACTGACGTTCCTGATGCTGTTCTTAGCCAACTGGGACTCAAGGTTCAGCATGCCTTGAGGGCTTTTACAGCCAAAGATCGAAAAGAGATCCGGCAAACAGCCGAAAACTATCCTGAATCGGAATATTACCTTACCGATGAAGTATTGACGTCTCTGGGTATAGGTGAAGCTTTGGTTACTGCACTGGACGAAAAAGGCAGACCAACGCCTTTAGCTGTAACATACATGAGAGCTCCCATGACGAGAATGGATATTCTGGGTGATGAAGAGCAAAACGAGATCGTTGAAAATTCTTTTCTCGCCGATAAATATGAGAATACTATCGACTCTGAATCAGCCTATGAAATGCTTTCCCGCAAAATAGAAAAGGCCAGGACCCAAATGCAATATGAAGAGAAACCCCGGGAGAAGCCCGGAAGGAGACAAAAAACCACACAGCCTTCAACACTGGAAACCCTGGCGAAAAACACCATGGTCAGGCAAGTAGGAAGAACGTTGGCAAGGGAATTGATAAGGGGTTTGTTCGGGGTGCTGAAATAG
- a CDS encoding universal stress protein, producing MKKILVPVDFSENTWSVCQYALLLAGNESTEIRLFNSFFDQVIVTDSSFPTGIDTETMINEQLLMDIRQRSENDIQLLQSRLIDQVRSKGLKNIKVVYTLEGGEPEFEILDMENEYKPDLIVMGTHGSGEKGFLEGSVSKKIMDHAKAPVFAIPELKDNPVIGRVLYLSEISDADIPVLDKTFSILKHYNPALFFLHLLISNERQEAQERLKPIENHFADKEREGNITYHILPESNIQDDIEAFIREHDISLVAFIPHKKGFFKRLFYQGITKKNLLQTNMPLLAIRET from the coding sequence ATGAAAAAGATCCTGGTACCCGTTGATTTTTCAGAAAACACCTGGAGTGTATGCCAGTACGCGCTATTACTCGCCGGCAATGAATCCACAGAAATCCGTTTATTTAATTCTTTTTTTGATCAGGTAATAGTAACCGATAGCAGTTTCCCGACAGGAATTGATACTGAAACTATGATCAACGAACAATTGCTGATGGATATCCGGCAGCGTTCGGAAAACGATATCCAACTTTTGCAATCGCGTCTCATTGACCAGGTCAGGTCGAAAGGGCTTAAAAACATTAAGGTGGTTTATACTCTGGAAGGTGGAGAACCGGAGTTTGAAATCCTGGATATGGAAAATGAATACAAACCCGACCTGATTGTTATGGGAACCCATGGCTCGGGAGAAAAAGGTTTCCTGGAAGGAAGTGTCTCAAAAAAAATTATGGATCATGCCAAAGCCCCGGTATTCGCTATTCCCGAATTAAAAGATAATCCCGTTATCGGCAGGGTACTGTATCTTTCGGAAATATCCGATGCGGATATTCCTGTGCTCGATAAAACCTTCAGTATCCTGAAGCATTATAATCCGGCTTTGTTTTTCCTGCATCTGCTAATCAGCAACGAAAGACAGGAAGCGCAGGAAAGGCTTAAACCCATCGAAAATCATTTTGCCGATAAAGAAAGGGAAGGAAACATAACCTACCATATTCTCCCGGAAAGCAATATTCAGGATGATATCGAAGCTTTTATCCGGGAACACGACATCTCTCTTGTCGCATTTATTCCTCATAAAAAAGGATTTTTCAAACGATTGTTCTATCAAGGCATAACCAAGAAAAATCTATTGCAGACCAATATGCCTCTTCTTGCCATAAGGGAAACATAA
- a CDS encoding helix-turn-helix domain-containing protein, with amino-acid sequence MDQPELGQLIAKLRKAKGLTQEELVGRCKLSVRTLQRIESGEVMPRSFTLKTIFRELDYQEDETIVKHAAIYSNDKRSVDPWLLSLLTFTKDLFNLKTKPMRKIAILSLPIAAVCLLLVFVCHKTEAQNAGDVQQTIVEKNQNFVRWFNEGKIDSLLTVYRKDACLIAVGCGLATIGEYYAYQTTQFTFNELKTLSVSVCDSIAVEKGAWIIKLNESGELLRGEYLSEWRHSNGQWLMVNDIGSVKW; translated from the coding sequence ATGGATCAACCGGAACTTGGACAATTGATTGCAAAGTTGAGGAAGGCCAAAGGTCTGACTCAGGAAGAACTTGTAGGCAGATGCAAACTTAGCGTCAGGACTCTTCAGCGTATTGAATCCGGTGAAGTTATGCCCAGGAGTTTTACCCTGAAAACTATTTTCCGTGAGCTGGATTATCAGGAAGATGAGACCATTGTAAAACATGCCGCCATTTATAGTAATGATAAACGTTCTGTGGATCCCTGGCTTTTGAGTTTACTGACTTTTACCAAGGATTTATTTAACTTAAAAACCAAACCCATGAGAAAAATTGCAATTTTGTCCCTGCCCATTGCAGCAGTATGCCTGTTGCTGGTTTTTGTTTGCCACAAAACTGAAGCACAAAATGCCGGTGATGTACAACAAACCATTGTCGAAAAAAATCAGAACTTTGTACGATGGTTTAATGAAGGGAAGATAGATTCTTTGCTGACTGTTTATCGAAAAGATGCTTGTCTGATAGCAGTTGGCTGCGGTCTTGCCACAATTGGGGAGTATTATGCATACCAGACAACGCAGTTTACATTCAATGAATTGAAAACGTTGTCGGTGAGTGTCTGCGATTCCATTGCAGTTGAGAAGGGAGCATGGATCATAAAGCTAAATGAGTCGGGCGAATTGCTCAGGGGAGAGTATCTGAGCGAATGGCGTCATTCCAATGGGCAGTGGTTGATGGTGAATGACATCGGGAGTGTGAAGTGGTAG
- a CDS encoding PQQ-like beta-propeller repeat protein translates to MRKTVLLVIAAALTCGVFSQEDMAIVWEQKMGHKIIYHGTDLGNTESGFSFVASDKELTVFQNKDGKTIWTKAFKEIAPNLRKIDELLAFWESNTIFLFDRKMGSDQIACINMDDGSLLWTSDKYQNLSEDLVMYIPEKDAFVLSLKDKLVFIKARTGEEVWSTAQFKGAVGQWLYLPGEDAILMVNFKPGFLASLFTGFKNQIMKVNAGNGEVLWESTYIGRAERKAVTRDFVFDLEVVNDKVILRLNGIQVYDLKTGANIWSAAYDYTADGLVRKPQGQVFAFGVYGAVADPLIVGDDFYVMEMSDKKSQYLKKYDVHTGQLIWTSPEIPQAKAIPGMYLVGDKIILQIGGKVEVQYHHKYKSGDSWVEVEFVGYEDVKPYGVKAFNVSDGKMAWESEKFKKGITNAIYLGNEFIVCSGKELHSINPENGEDKFVVPVNKGGVGLASLILPYNDDIVVVGEKGISKFKASNGDLVCNAKYKTSRLEARIGDILILKTDKADIACFDLSAGCSFAEFKAKTGAATTLTNDASHVYVYEDKVVTKVKAK, encoded by the coding sequence ATGAGAAAAACAGTATTATTAGTAATAGCTGCAGCACTTACCTGCGGTGTTTTCTCCCAGGAGGATATGGCCATAGTCTGGGAACAAAAAATGGGCCACAAGATCATCTATCACGGAACCGACCTTGGTAACACCGAAAGTGGATTCAGTTTCGTTGCATCGGATAAAGAACTCACAGTATTTCAAAACAAGGATGGTAAAACCATCTGGACCAAAGCATTCAAGGAAATTGCTCCCAACCTGAGAAAAATTGACGAGCTGCTCGCTTTCTGGGAATCAAACACTATCTTCCTTTTCGACAGGAAAATGGGAAGTGATCAAATCGCTTGTATAAATATGGACGATGGTTCATTACTTTGGACTTCCGATAAATACCAGAATTTGAGCGAAGACCTTGTGATGTATATTCCTGAGAAAGATGCATTTGTTTTATCCTTAAAGGACAAACTTGTATTTATCAAAGCCCGCACCGGTGAAGAAGTATGGAGCACTGCGCAATTTAAGGGAGCAGTAGGCCAATGGCTATATCTACCTGGTGAAGACGCCATCCTGATGGTTAACTTCAAACCTGGTTTTTTAGCTTCTCTGTTTACCGGATTCAAAAATCAGATCATGAAGGTAAATGCCGGCAATGGAGAAGTCCTCTGGGAAAGCACATATATCGGCCGGGCTGAGAGAAAGGCTGTTACACGTGACTTTGTATTTGATCTTGAAGTTGTTAACGACAAAGTCATTCTCCGCCTTAACGGCATCCAGGTATACGATCTGAAAACCGGTGCCAATATCTGGTCGGCAGCTTATGATTACACCGCCGACGGGCTTGTCAGAAAACCGCAAGGACAGGTCTTTGCTTTTGGCGTTTACGGAGCAGTAGCCGACCCGCTGATTGTGGGAGACGACTTCTATGTGATGGAAATGTCGGATAAAAAGAGCCAGTATTTGAAAAAATATGATGTTCATACAGGACAACTGATCTGGACATCACCCGAAATACCACAAGCCAAGGCAATACCCGGCATGTATCTTGTCGGCGATAAAATCATCCTGCAGATCGGTGGTAAAGTAGAAGTTCAATACCATCACAAATACAAATCCGGTGATTCATGGGTTGAAGTGGAGTTTGTAGGCTATGAGGATGTCAAACCCTACGGTGTTAAAGCATTTAACGTGAGTGATGGGAAAATGGCATGGGAATCGGAAAAATTTAAGAAAGGAATTACCAATGCCATCTATCTGGGCAATGAGTTCATTGTGTGCAGCGGTAAAGAGCTTCACTCCATTAATCCTGAAAATGGGGAAGACAAATTCGTTGTGCCTGTCAATAAAGGCGGAGTCGGCCTGGCATCCCTCATTCTGCCTTATAATGACGATATAGTTGTGGTTGGAGAGAAAGGTATTTCCAAATTTAAGGCTTCCAACGGAGACCTGGTGTGCAACGCAAAATACAAGACTTCAAGACTGGAGGCCAGAATTGGCGATATTCTTATCCTGAAAACCGATAAGGCAGATATCGCTTGTTTCGATCTTTCTGCAGGATGCAGCTTTGCGGAATTCAAAGCCAAAACCGGAGCAGCAACCACACTGACAAATGATGCCAGTCATGTTTATGTATATGAAGATAAAGTCGTTACCAAGGTAAAGGCCAAATAA
- a CDS encoding Rrf2 family transcriptional regulator, translating into MSRIIALTEAASIAIHGMIILARSEGSVSVNQIAEVNNSSRHHVAKIFQRLVKEGYVSSNRGPNGGFLLKKSADKITLLDIYEVIEGRLSTHHCPLEKPICPFDQCIFENKIKEMAEDFRDFLQSRTLLDYQ; encoded by the coding sequence ATGTCCCGGATCATAGCCTTAACTGAAGCGGCATCTATAGCGATACATGGTATGATTATCCTTGCAAGGTCTGAGGGATCAGTAAGTGTTAATCAGATAGCAGAGGTTAACAATAGTTCAAGACATCATGTAGCTAAAATATTCCAGCGTTTGGTGAAAGAGGGCTATGTGAGCTCGAATCGCGGGCCCAATGGTGGCTTTTTGTTAAAGAAATCCGCGGATAAGATTACGCTTTTGGATATTTATGAGGTTATCGAAGGAAGACTTAGCACACATCATTGTCCCTTGGAAAAGCCAATATGTCCTTTCGATCAGTGCATCTTTGAAAACAAGATCAAAGAAATGGCCGAGGATTTTCGTGATTTTCTGCAATCCAGGACTTTGTTGGATTATCAATGA
- a CDS encoding Nramp family divalent metal transporter: MNIRHLLRILGPGLLYAGAAIGVSHLVQSTRAGASYGFSLVWVLILVNALKYPFFEFGTRYAAVTGESLIDGYRKMGKWAIVAFAILTLLTMFAIQAAVTIVTAGLTGNILHINLNPGWISAILLISTVVILMIGRYNLLDKLIKFVIVILAISTVFAVAGALSKGVHAGSNWSGEFSWYNSTDIFFLIAFVGWMPAPIDVAVWSSLWSVAKQRNLHYKPSLRDSLLDFRIGYIGTAIMACCFLSLGALVLHGSGIELSSNGTVFAGQLIEMYTESIGKWAYYIIAAAALTTMFSTTLTCIDAYPRVLMPTTEILFPRLTSQIGNRNYFYWFWILILSTGTIITLLFFATSMRFMVDLATTLSFLTAPVLAFMNYRVVTAKSMPLQGRLSKGLKIYAWIGIVFLTGFTLFYIITYFAS, encoded by the coding sequence ATGAACATCCGTCATTTATTGAGAATTCTGGGTCCCGGGCTTCTCTACGCAGGAGCAGCAATCGGGGTTTCTCATTTAGTGCAGTCTACCCGGGCAGGAGCATCATATGGATTCAGCCTGGTTTGGGTTCTTATCCTCGTAAATGCTCTTAAATATCCCTTTTTTGAGTTCGGTACCCGTTATGCTGCCGTTACCGGTGAAAGCCTTATTGATGGATACCGCAAAATGGGAAAATGGGCAATCGTTGCTTTTGCTATCCTTACCTTATTAACGATGTTCGCAATTCAGGCAGCTGTTACTATAGTTACGGCAGGTTTGACAGGAAATATTCTCCATATCAATTTGAATCCGGGGTGGATAAGCGCCATTTTGCTGATCTCCACTGTTGTCATATTGATGATAGGCCGGTATAATCTGCTCGACAAACTGATTAAATTCGTTATCGTAATTCTTGCAATCTCTACCGTTTTCGCAGTTGCCGGAGCATTATCAAAAGGGGTTCATGCCGGCTCAAACTGGTCGGGAGAGTTTTCCTGGTATAACAGTACCGACATTTTCTTCCTTATTGCCTTTGTTGGCTGGATGCCGGCTCCCATTGATGTTGCCGTATGGTCTTCCCTATGGTCGGTTGCCAAACAACGCAATTTACATTATAAGCCTTCCTTGCGCGATTCTCTTCTCGATTTCAGGATAGGATATATCGGGACAGCAATCATGGCATGTTGCTTCCTTTCCCTTGGAGCACTTGTATTGCATGGTTCGGGTATCGAATTATCCTCCAATGGAACTGTTTTTGCCGGACAACTCATTGAAATGTATACTGAATCTATCGGCAAATGGGCATATTATATCATTGCCGCTGCAGCCCTAACAACCATGTTCAGCACAACCCTCACATGCATCGATGCTTATCCCCGCGTACTTATGCCTACTACGGAAATACTTTTTCCCCGCTTAACTTCTCAGATTGGAAACAGAAACTACTTTTACTGGTTCTGGATACTTATTCTTTCCACAGGAACGATAATAACCCTGCTCTTCTTCGCAACATCCATGCGGTTTATGGTCGACCTGGCGACTACACTCTCTTTTCTTACCGCCCCTGTTCTCGCGTTCATGAACTATCGCGTAGTAACAGCCAAATCAATGCCTCTTCAGGGCAGATTAAGCAAAGGATTAAAAATCTATGCGTGGATAGGGATTGTTTTCCTGACAGGATTTACGCTGTTTTATATTATTACCTATTTTGCTTCCTGA